One stretch of Juglans microcarpa x Juglans regia isolate MS1-56 chromosome 3D, Jm3101_v1.0, whole genome shotgun sequence DNA includes these proteins:
- the LOC121256107 gene encoding uncharacterized protein LOC121256107 isoform X1 produces the protein MVERFFSVRQVELLNHNHSDPIMLLSGPPSCGKTSLLFQFAFNSAVGSSHEVVFICNRRKLESKPPYLSQGIDPSSDTFQRIQMKYVEEDEGIKNYFAAFHLHDTIPAAVVIDDFGDFFEERSCQEKYNNPRGRDLAMVRTLALCHNAIAHANKTGPCKLLLSDTHHGDSPRLLFIYKRWIPAIFTIKGDGLGSFVLKSNSSSVTGSSVRMRTAKYSIALQHLTLEGITEKSEQ, from the exons ATGGTAGAGAGATTCTTCTCGGTGAGGCAAGTAGAGCTCCTCAACCACAACCACTCCGACCCAATTATGCTTCTCTCCGGCCCTCCTTCCTG CGGAAAGACCTCGTTGCTATTCCAGTTCGCATTCAACTCCGCGGTAGGTAGCAGCCATGAAGTGGTGTTCATATGCAACCGGCGCAAGCTAGAAAGCAAACCTCCCTATCTCTCTCAG GGAATCGATCCGTCCTCGGACACCTTTCAGCGTATACAAATGAA ATATgtggaagaagatgaaggaattaaaaattactttgcCGCATTCCACCTGCATGATACAATTCCTGCAGCAGTTGTTATCGACGATTTTGGAGACTTCTTCGAGGAAAg GAGCTGCCAGGAGAAATATAATAATCCTCGTGGAAGAGACTTGGCGATGGTTCGGACTCTAGCTTTATGTCACAATGCAATTGCTCATGCAAA TAAGACGGGTCCTTGCAAGCTTCTCTTGTCCGACACACACCATGGAGACTCTCCAAGGTTGCTCTTTATCTATAAGAGATGGATTCCAGCCATTTTCACAATTAAAG GTGATGGCTTGGGATCGTTTGTTCTGAAAAGCAACAGTAGTTCGGTAACTGGCAGCTCTGTGAGGATGAGAACTGCAAAGTACTCCATAGCTCTGCAGCATCTGACATTGGAGGGGATCACTGAAAAGAGTGAACAGTAA
- the LOC121256107 gene encoding uncharacterized protein LOC121256107 isoform X2 codes for MVERFFSVRQVELLNHNHSDPIMLLSGPPSCGKTSLLFQFAFNSAVGSSHEVVFICNRRKLESKPPYLSQGIDPSSDTFQRIQMKYVEEDEGIKNYFAAFHLHDTIPAAVVIDDFGDFFEERSCQEKYNNPRGRDLAMVRTLALCHNAIAHAKRVLASFSCPTHTMETLQGCSLSIRDGFQPFSQLKVMAWDRLF; via the exons ATGGTAGAGAGATTCTTCTCGGTGAGGCAAGTAGAGCTCCTCAACCACAACCACTCCGACCCAATTATGCTTCTCTCCGGCCCTCCTTCCTG CGGAAAGACCTCGTTGCTATTCCAGTTCGCATTCAACTCCGCGGTAGGTAGCAGCCATGAAGTGGTGTTCATATGCAACCGGCGCAAGCTAGAAAGCAAACCTCCCTATCTCTCTCAG GGAATCGATCCGTCCTCGGACACCTTTCAGCGTATACAAATGAA ATATgtggaagaagatgaaggaattaaaaattactttgcCGCATTCCACCTGCATGATACAATTCCTGCAGCAGTTGTTATCGACGATTTTGGAGACTTCTTCGAGGAAAg GAGCTGCCAGGAGAAATATAATAATCCTCGTGGAAGAGACTTGGCGATGGTTCGGACTCTAGCTTTATGTCACAATGCAATTGCTCATGCAAA ACGGGTCCTTGCAAGCTTCTCTTGTCCGACACACACCATGGAGACTCTCCAAGGTTGCTCTTTATCTATAAGAGATGGATTCCAGCCATTTTCACAATTAAAG GTGATGGCTTGGGATCGTTTGTTCTGA
- the LOC121256106 gene encoding LOW QUALITY PROTEIN: inactive leucine-rich repeat receptor-like protein kinase CORYNE (The sequence of the model RefSeq protein was modified relative to this genomic sequence to represent the inferred CDS: inserted 1 base in 1 codon): protein MEKGGRYTLLFCYKQLFTLILLLVSFFFPYTAAYCQEKTTRHISSQPPPPKFQNGLRRILLSIALGALTGLLGAFLFALIVRSFVRYLNRTPLLKGPVIFSPKIAPKTLQAALANENHLLGSSPNGKYYRTVLDNGLIIAVKTLEPFQSGSPEKSVKRKIQQELETLASLRHRNLMSLRAYVREPGGGVSLVYDYVPTGSLDDVMHRVRDTQLQLGWEVRLRIAVGVVKGLQYLHFDCDPQILHYNLKPTNVILDAEFEPRLADCGLAKLMPSLDRATSGYSAPECFRNCRYTDKSDVFSFGMVLGVLLTGRNPTDPFFREPASGGXLGQWLRHLQQAGEAREALDTSILGEEGEEDEMLMAVKIAVVCLSDSPADRPSSDELVHMLTQLHSF from the exons atggagaaaggaGGAAGATACACCCTCTTATTTTGCTACAAGCAGCTCTTTACTCTTATTTTGCTGCTGGTCTCGTTCTTCTTTCCCTACACCGCTGCGTACTGCCAAGAGAAAACGACTAGGCACATCTCCTCTCAGCCTCCACCACCCAAATTCCAAAACGGGCTCAGAAGAATTCTTCTCAGCATTGCATTAGGAGCACTAACAGGTTTGCTTGGTGCCTTTCTCTTCGCTCTCATAGTCCGCAGTTTCGTCCGGTACCTCAACCGGACCCCACTTCTCAAAGGCCCCGTCATATTCTCCCCCAAAATCGCTCCCAAGACGCTCCAAGCTGCTCTCGCCAATGAGAACCATCTATTGGGGTCGAGCCCAAATGGGAAATACTACCGTACCGTGCTCGACAACGGGCTTATCATCGCGGTAAAGACGCTCGAGCCGTTTCAGTCCGGTTCGCCAGAGAAGTCCGTGAAGAGAAAGATACAGCAGGAGCTGGAAACGCTTGCTAGTTTGAGACACCGGAATTTGATGAGCCTAAGGGCTTATGTTCGCGAACCCGGTGGTGGGGTTTCTTTGGTTTACGATTATGTCCCTACTGGGAGTCTTGATGATGTAATGCATAGAGTTAGGGATACTCAGTTGCAGCTTGGGTGGGAGGTGCGTCTTAGGATTGCGGTTGGGGTTGTTAAGGGGCTTCAATATCTTCATTTTGATTGTGATCCTCAGATTCTGCACTATAACTTGAAGCCTACGAATGTGATTTTGGATGCAGAGTTTGAACCCAGGTTGGCGGATTGTGGGTTGGCTAAGCTCATGCCCAGTTTGGATAGAGCAACTTCTGGCTACAGTGCTCCAGAGTGTTTCCGAAATTGCAG GTATACGGATAAGAGCGATGTTTTCAGTTTCGGGATGGTATTGGGCGTCTTGTTAACTGGTAGAAATCCTACAGATCCATTCTTTAGGGAACCTGCTAGTGGGG GTTTGGGGCAGTGGCTGCGACATTTGCAACAAGCAGGGGAGGCACGAGAAGCACTAGATACGAGTATTCTAGGGGAAGAAGGGGAGGAGGATGAGATGCTGATGGCAGTGAAAATAGCTGTTGTATGCCTATCAGACTCTCCTGCAGACAGGCCTTCCAGTGATGAGCTTGTTCATATGCTAACCCAACTGCACAGTTTTTGA
- the LOC121256104 gene encoding ADP-ribosylation factor GTPase-activating protein AGD3 isoform X2 gives MHFAKLDDSPMFRKQIQSLEESAESLRERSLKFYKGCRKYTEGLGEGYDGDIAFASALENFGGGHNDPISLAFGGPVMTKFTIALREIGTYKEVLRSQVEHMLNERLLQFATIDLHEVKEARKRFDKASIVYDQAREKFLSLRKGTKSDVATVLEEELHNARSTFEQARFNLVTALSNVESKKRFEFLEAVSGTMDAHLRYFKQGYELLHQMEPYINQVLTYAQQSRERSNYEQAALSERMQDYKRQVDRESRWSSNGTNGSPNGDGIQAIGRSSHKMIEAVMQSAAKGKVQTIRQGYLSKRSSNLRGDWKRRFFVLDSRGMLYYYRKQCSKPSGSSSQLSGQRNSSELGSGLLSRWLSSHYHGGGVHDEKSVAHHTVNLLTSTIKVDADQSDLRFCFRIISPTKNYTLQAESALDQMDWIEKITGVIASLLSSQAPERCLPASPMGSGHHRSASESSSFESSDFDHCTVEEYTSERGLATAHHERPIRSMQAQRSCVKSEKPIDVLRKVCGNDKCADCGAPEPDWASLNLGVLVCIECSGVHRNLGVHISKVRSLTLDVKVWDPSVISLFQSLGNTFANSVWEELLQSRSAFQLDLVPAGLYKSDKSQLIFLSKPSHADSISVKEKFIHAKYAEKLFVRKPKDNQYPHLVAQQIWEGVRANDKKAVYRHIVNSEADVTAVYDQTSCVSSLTLAKAMLLQEQTSHEHNSSSSLAGDSLERSSTSSTNLAGTSEGQSLEDLDGCTLLHLACETADIGMIELLLQYGANINATDSRGQTPLHRCIRRCRTTSVKLLLTRGADPRAINGEGKNPFEIAVESNFDENEILALLADSNG, from the exons ATGCATTTCGCAAAGCTCGATGACTCTCCTATGTTTCGCAAGCAG ATACAAAGCTTGGAGGAAAGTGCTGAATCATTAAGGGAGAGAAGTTTGAAGTTTTACAAAGGATGTCGAAAATACAC tGAAGGGCTCGGGGAGGGATATGATGGGGATATTGCTTTTGCAAGTGCACTGGAAAATTTTGGTGGTGGGCATAATGATCCCATTAGTTTGGCTTTTGGAG GCCCTGTTATGACCAAATTTACTATTGCCTTGAGAGAAATTGGGACATACAAAGAAGTTCTTCGGTCCCAG GTTGAGCATATGCTGAATGAAAGATTACTTCAGTTTGCTACTATTGATTTGCATGAGGTCAAG GAAGCACGGAAGCGTTTTGACAAGGCCAGTATTGTTTATGACCAG GCTCGTGAAAAGTTTCTGTCACTGAGGAAAGGCACAAAGAGCGATGTAGCAACTGTTTTAGAGGAG GAGCTTCATAATGCAAGATCTACATTTGAGCAAGCTCGCTTCAATTTG GTAACTGCACTTTCAAATGTTGAATCAAAAAAGAGGTTTGAATTTTTGGAAGCAGTCAGTGGGACAATGGATGCACATCTTCGTTACTTTAAACAG GGATATGAGTTGTTGCATCAAATGGAACCGTACATTAATCAG GTCTTGACCTATGCACAACAGTCAAGAGAAAGGTCTAACTATGAGCAGGCTGCTCTGTCTGAAAGGATGCAAGATTACAAAAGGCAGGTGGATCGAGAGAGTAGGTGGTCTTCCAATGGTACGAACGGATCTCCCAACGGAGATGGTATACAAGCTATTGGCAGAAGTTCGCACAAAATGATAGAGGCAGTTATGCAGTCTGCTGCAAAGGGAAAG GTTCAAACCATTCGACAAGGTTATCTCTCAAAGCGTTCCTCAAACTTAAGGGGTGACTGGAAAAGAAGGTTCTTTGTTCTTGATAGTCGAGGAATGTTGTATTACTATCGCAAACAGTGCAGCAAACCATCT GGCTCTAGCAGTCAACTTTCTGGTCAGAGGAATAGTTCTGAGCTTGGTTCTGGACTGCTGAGTCGGTGGCTTTCTTCTCATTATCATGGCGGTGGAGTACATGATGAGAAATCTGTCGCTCATCACACTGTGAACCTGCTTACATCAACTATCAAAGTTGATGCTGACCAGTCAGATCTTAGGTTTTGCTTCAGGATCATTTCACCAACAAAGAACTACACTTTGCAG GCAGAGAGTGCCCTGGATCAAATGGATTGGATTGAAAAGATCACGGGGGTCATAGCTTCATTGCTTAGTTCTCAAGCTCCTGAGagg TGTCTGCCTGCTAGTCCGATGGGAAGCGGTCATCATCGGTCTGCCAGTGAGAGTAGTTCATTTGAAAGTTCCGACTTTGATCACTGCACAGTTGAGGAATATACATCTGAGAGGGGCCTTGCTACTGCACATCATGAGCGCCCAATAAGAAGTATGCAAGCACAACGATCTTGTGTCAAAAGTGAGAAGCCAATTGATGTATTGCGAAAAGTTTGTGGAAATGATAAATGTGCTGATTGTGGTGCCCCTGAACCTGATTGGGCATCATTAAATCTTGGTGTTCTTGTTTGTATCGAATGTTCTGGTGTTCACCGTAATCTTGGGGTACACATATCAAAG GTAAGGTCTCTTACACTGGATGTCAAAGTGTGGGATCCTTCTGTTATAAGTTTGTTTCAGTCTCTGGGAAATACGTTTGCCAACTCAGTCTGGGAGGAACTACTGCAATCAAGAAGTGCGTTCCAGCTTGATCTCGTCCCTGCAGG CCTTTACAAGTCCGATAAATCACAGTTGATTTTTCTCAGCAAACCTAGTCATGCTGATTCTATATCAGTGAAAGAAAAGTTCATCCATGCAAAG TATGCGGAAAAGCTTTTTGTTCGCAAGCCAAAAGACAATCAATATCCTCACCTAGTGGCACAACAAATCTGGGAGGGTGTGCGTGCTAATGACAAGAAAGCTGTATACCGTCACATTGTTAACTCTGAAGCTGATGTGACTGCTGTATACGATCAAACATCTTGTGTCTCCTCTTTAACCCTTGCCAAAGCAATGCTATTACAGGAGCAGACAAGTCACGAGCATAATAGCTCTAGCAGCTTAGCAGGGGATTCATTGGAGAGGTCCTCCACTAGCTCTACAAATTTGGCAGGTACAAGTGAAGGCCAGAGCTTGGAGGATCTAGATGGGTGCACCCTGCTACACTTAGCTTGTGAAACTGCAGACATAGGCATGATAGAACTCCTCCTACAGTATGGTGCAAATATAAATGCAACTGATTCGAGAGGTCAAACGCCACTCCATCGCTGCATTCGCAGATGCAGAACCACATCTGTGAAATTACTTCTTACAAG GGGAGCTGATCCGCGAGCCATAAACGGTGAAGGTAAAAACCCTTTTGAGATAGCAGTAGAGTCAAACTTTGATGAGAACGAAATCCTTGCTTTATTAGCAGACTCAAATGGATAA
- the LOC121256104 gene encoding ADP-ribosylation factor GTPase-activating protein AGD3 isoform X1, protein MHFAKLDDSPMFRKQIQSLEESAESLRERSLKFYKGCRKYTEGLGEGYDGDIAFASALENFGGGHNDPISLAFGGPVMTKFTIALREIGTYKEVLRSQVEHMLNERLLQFATIDLHEVKEARKRFDKASIVYDQAREKFLSLRKGTKSDVATVLEEELHNARSTFEQARFNLVTALSNVESKKRFEFLEAVSGTMDAHLRYFKQGYELLHQMEPYINQVLTYAQQSRERSNYEQAALSERMQDYKRQVDRESRWSSNGTNGSPNGDGIQAIGRSSHKMIEAVMQSAAKGKNSQVQTIRQGYLSKRSSNLRGDWKRRFFVLDSRGMLYYYRKQCSKPSGSSSQLSGQRNSSELGSGLLSRWLSSHYHGGGVHDEKSVAHHTVNLLTSTIKVDADQSDLRFCFRIISPTKNYTLQAESALDQMDWIEKITGVIASLLSSQAPERCLPASPMGSGHHRSASESSSFESSDFDHCTVEEYTSERGLATAHHERPIRSMQAQRSCVKSEKPIDVLRKVCGNDKCADCGAPEPDWASLNLGVLVCIECSGVHRNLGVHISKVRSLTLDVKVWDPSVISLFQSLGNTFANSVWEELLQSRSAFQLDLVPAGLYKSDKSQLIFLSKPSHADSISVKEKFIHAKYAEKLFVRKPKDNQYPHLVAQQIWEGVRANDKKAVYRHIVNSEADVTAVYDQTSCVSSLTLAKAMLLQEQTSHEHNSSSSLAGDSLERSSTSSTNLAGTSEGQSLEDLDGCTLLHLACETADIGMIELLLQYGANINATDSRGQTPLHRCIRRCRTTSVKLLLTRGADPRAINGEGKNPFEIAVESNFDENEILALLADSNG, encoded by the exons ATGCATTTCGCAAAGCTCGATGACTCTCCTATGTTTCGCAAGCAG ATACAAAGCTTGGAGGAAAGTGCTGAATCATTAAGGGAGAGAAGTTTGAAGTTTTACAAAGGATGTCGAAAATACAC tGAAGGGCTCGGGGAGGGATATGATGGGGATATTGCTTTTGCAAGTGCACTGGAAAATTTTGGTGGTGGGCATAATGATCCCATTAGTTTGGCTTTTGGAG GCCCTGTTATGACCAAATTTACTATTGCCTTGAGAGAAATTGGGACATACAAAGAAGTTCTTCGGTCCCAG GTTGAGCATATGCTGAATGAAAGATTACTTCAGTTTGCTACTATTGATTTGCATGAGGTCAAG GAAGCACGGAAGCGTTTTGACAAGGCCAGTATTGTTTATGACCAG GCTCGTGAAAAGTTTCTGTCACTGAGGAAAGGCACAAAGAGCGATGTAGCAACTGTTTTAGAGGAG GAGCTTCATAATGCAAGATCTACATTTGAGCAAGCTCGCTTCAATTTG GTAACTGCACTTTCAAATGTTGAATCAAAAAAGAGGTTTGAATTTTTGGAAGCAGTCAGTGGGACAATGGATGCACATCTTCGTTACTTTAAACAG GGATATGAGTTGTTGCATCAAATGGAACCGTACATTAATCAG GTCTTGACCTATGCACAACAGTCAAGAGAAAGGTCTAACTATGAGCAGGCTGCTCTGTCTGAAAGGATGCAAGATTACAAAAGGCAGGTGGATCGAGAGAGTAGGTGGTCTTCCAATGGTACGAACGGATCTCCCAACGGAGATGGTATACAAGCTATTGGCAGAAGTTCGCACAAAATGATAGAGGCAGTTATGCAGTCTGCTGCAAAGGGAAAG AATTCTCAGGTTCAAACCATTCGACAAGGTTATCTCTCAAAGCGTTCCTCAAACTTAAGGGGTGACTGGAAAAGAAGGTTCTTTGTTCTTGATAGTCGAGGAATGTTGTATTACTATCGCAAACAGTGCAGCAAACCATCT GGCTCTAGCAGTCAACTTTCTGGTCAGAGGAATAGTTCTGAGCTTGGTTCTGGACTGCTGAGTCGGTGGCTTTCTTCTCATTATCATGGCGGTGGAGTACATGATGAGAAATCTGTCGCTCATCACACTGTGAACCTGCTTACATCAACTATCAAAGTTGATGCTGACCAGTCAGATCTTAGGTTTTGCTTCAGGATCATTTCACCAACAAAGAACTACACTTTGCAG GCAGAGAGTGCCCTGGATCAAATGGATTGGATTGAAAAGATCACGGGGGTCATAGCTTCATTGCTTAGTTCTCAAGCTCCTGAGagg TGTCTGCCTGCTAGTCCGATGGGAAGCGGTCATCATCGGTCTGCCAGTGAGAGTAGTTCATTTGAAAGTTCCGACTTTGATCACTGCACAGTTGAGGAATATACATCTGAGAGGGGCCTTGCTACTGCACATCATGAGCGCCCAATAAGAAGTATGCAAGCACAACGATCTTGTGTCAAAAGTGAGAAGCCAATTGATGTATTGCGAAAAGTTTGTGGAAATGATAAATGTGCTGATTGTGGTGCCCCTGAACCTGATTGGGCATCATTAAATCTTGGTGTTCTTGTTTGTATCGAATGTTCTGGTGTTCACCGTAATCTTGGGGTACACATATCAAAG GTAAGGTCTCTTACACTGGATGTCAAAGTGTGGGATCCTTCTGTTATAAGTTTGTTTCAGTCTCTGGGAAATACGTTTGCCAACTCAGTCTGGGAGGAACTACTGCAATCAAGAAGTGCGTTCCAGCTTGATCTCGTCCCTGCAGG CCTTTACAAGTCCGATAAATCACAGTTGATTTTTCTCAGCAAACCTAGTCATGCTGATTCTATATCAGTGAAAGAAAAGTTCATCCATGCAAAG TATGCGGAAAAGCTTTTTGTTCGCAAGCCAAAAGACAATCAATATCCTCACCTAGTGGCACAACAAATCTGGGAGGGTGTGCGTGCTAATGACAAGAAAGCTGTATACCGTCACATTGTTAACTCTGAAGCTGATGTGACTGCTGTATACGATCAAACATCTTGTGTCTCCTCTTTAACCCTTGCCAAAGCAATGCTATTACAGGAGCAGACAAGTCACGAGCATAATAGCTCTAGCAGCTTAGCAGGGGATTCATTGGAGAGGTCCTCCACTAGCTCTACAAATTTGGCAGGTACAAGTGAAGGCCAGAGCTTGGAGGATCTAGATGGGTGCACCCTGCTACACTTAGCTTGTGAAACTGCAGACATAGGCATGATAGAACTCCTCCTACAGTATGGTGCAAATATAAATGCAACTGATTCGAGAGGTCAAACGCCACTCCATCGCTGCATTCGCAGATGCAGAACCACATCTGTGAAATTACTTCTTACAAG GGGAGCTGATCCGCGAGCCATAAACGGTGAAGGTAAAAACCCTTTTGAGATAGCAGTAGAGTCAAACTTTGATGAGAACGAAATCCTTGCTTTATTAGCAGACTCAAATGGATAA